The Sesamum indicum cultivar Zhongzhi No. 13 linkage group LG6, S_indicum_v1.0, whole genome shotgun sequence genomic interval AGTCTCCCTGGACTAACTTCTTAGTTGTTCATCAGAATCTTGATTAATCTGAAACTTGAATACGATAAATCTATTTAATCATTGAGGTTCTGGGAAATTTGCAGATGTATTTTGTATCCAAAATTTTGGCTGAGAAAGCAGCAATTGAAGCAGCTAAAGAGAACAACATCAACTTCATTAGTATTATACCACCTGTAGTTGTTGGTCCATTCACCATGCCAACCTTCCCACCTAGCCTAATCACAGCTCTTTCCCCCATTACTGGTAAGCTTCTTGTATTTATCTACTTAGACTTTTAAGCTCTGAGGTCCGGTTcgattgatattttctttattttactaGGGAATGAAGCACACTACTCTATCATAAAGCAAGGACAATTTGTGCATGTGGATGATCTATGTGAGGCTCATATATTCTTGTTTGAGCATCCCACAGCAGAAGGAAGATACATTTGTTCCTCCCATGATGCAACCATTTATGGTTTAGCCAACATGATCAGAGAGAAATGGCCTGAATATCATATCCCAACTGAGTATTCCTGCAGTTCTTTCTATTTACTCCTGTTTCATtggacacacacacatacacgcacgcacttatatatatatatatacatgtaataCCTATATGTGCACACATATGGGAAATTATAGTTCATATCTATTTCGCCGAACGCTGAACCCTAAATCCTATTCCTAAACAGTAAAACATCTTCATTGATAGATTTGAAGGAATTGACAAGGACATACCAGTGGTGAGTTTCTCCTCCAAGAAATTGATGGAAATGGGTTTTATGTTCAAGTATACCTTAGAGGACATGTTCAGAGAAGCTATTGAGACCTGCAGAGAGAAGGGATTGCTCCCATATTCTACTCAAATCCACAAGAATGGAGAAGAGAAGGAACCATTTTGAATTCCCTgacaaaaaatcaagaaaaagatacGCTTCCAACTTCAAAGGAGGAACATGCTGAAGAGCAAGAGAATGGTCTGCTTTCTGACATTCCATAAAACCATTCTGATGGCAGAATCAAGCCAATGGTGAAACTTCTGATGCGTTCTTagtttgttgttgttgttttcaTATATGTTGTTCTCCAAGGCCGTTCTTGCGGCCATTTCTTATCTCATAGTgttgaaacaaagaaaaaagcaaagaTGCTTTTTGAACTTTACTGCAATATCAACTCCACTGAATACCAATAAAGTCATAGCAACCACTGAACTTGGAACGACTTTTCAGTTCGACCCTTAGGTATCtctgatatattttttgccaGTTAAGAGCAAACTTACACAGAACCTTGCAACTAAGAACTGACTGAACAGAATAACACGTAAAGAATTTACTTGCTCAAAGTCAAATTTGCAGGATGGACAACTTTACACCTAAGCAGCCAAAACCCCACAGATCAACTCTGCTGGGCCTGGACCAGGAAATGGTTCCACTTGGATAAAGAAAGCACATTTCCTTCTTTGTTCTTTCGCTTTACATTTCTTTCTCTAGTGATTCACCTGgttctcttctcttctagTTTATCTTTTGTATTCTGAACTTTAGGGAGTAGGAGTTAGGGGGAATTAGAAGGTAGAAAGGGATCGAAAAGTGGGGGCctaagaaatgaaatattttaggcttgctttagatattattaaaactaCAGGGGTTTCAGGTGCCTTCCGATACATTTTAAAAGAAGATGCATCCAATCAAAATAGAAACTGAAATCATGAAAACAAATAAGCTAACATTTAAATTGTTCAATTAACAAAACGGCGAAGACTGCACGAGAATCAATGTGTACCAGGATTCATCCTTTGAACTTCAGCCTGGCCCCAGAATTTATTGGAATTGAAACTCAGTAGGGGTTTTTCTAGAAAATCCACAGGAAACAACAAAACATCTTGCATATTACGCAGCCTTCGGATTATTGGAATGGACAAGTTCTGGTGGTGTCTGACGAACAACTCCCAACATTGAGTCATATTCTTCATCCCGACTTGCAAATTTCTTTCGAAGTACCTTTTCAAACTCTACCTTGTCGAAGCCCTTAGCATTTTCAGAAGCATGAACTTGGGCTAGGTTTGCGTAATTGATTGCTGACTGGGATATGAAGGCAATTTCATCCTCTGTTAGCTTCCTCAGAAATCTGGCTGGATTTCCTCCCCAGACCTGGAATCCAGAAGTTACATATTAAGCAAGACTTTTCATTTAGTATATTCAAATGGCACTTTCCTTTATATATACCATCCaagtgataaataaattaaatgacaaCAGATCAGCATCATTAACTCTCTCTTGGCGAGCACTCATAAACATAGCATAGCAGTATAGCTTTCTTTGCAACTTCAGGAAACTGATTTGAAGGCAACATGAAAAGACCCTGAAGTTtgatgaattgaaaattttccacaTAGCTATTCAGATACGGTATAACACTTTTATCCAAATTGACTGCATTAAACTCTTATAAAATAGGGTAATTGATAGCTCAGCCATAGATCTTACAAACCTCTCCAGCTGGTATTCTAGTATTCTGTCTCACAAGAGCTCCGGCCGCAACCATTGCATGTTTCTCCACAACCACTCCATCAAGCAATGTTGCACCCATACCAACAAATGATTCGTCCTCTACGGTACATCCATGCAAGACTGCACTATGACCTGTCCAGTCCattttacaaattatcaaTTGAATCTAGAAAACTCATGCAGGATcagattttcatccaaaagtCGTTTAATGTTACTGACCTACAGTGACATTGTCGCCAATAAGGATAGGCAAGACCTTCCCACTTAGATTGGATTTGGCTACATGAACAAGAGAATTGTCTTGTATGTTGGTCCCAGATCCGATACTGATGCTATTTACATCACCTGCAtagaaaagattaaatttaaagaccACCTCAATCATAAGCATACCATGAGCAAATAACACAAGTGAAGCGGCAGAATAAAGCAAAACATGTCCAGGTAATCACTTATACTATGTCTAAACCTTTAATTTTAGTTAGGAAGACATTGTTCATTTAGTTAAGGGGAAATATCTTCGAGAAATCTCcttctgaaaaatatttattaactcATACATTTTTTGGTTCGTCTTCTATATGACATTCAATTACATTAGTAGTGCAAATAGGAAAAACATTAATAACTGAATACCATATTCCAACATCTATCTATCTTTTAGTAAAAACAAGGAAAATTGGTTTTCATTAATTTGTTCTTTGTTTCAGTCTTCTTCCATCTAATCCTTGACCGAAACAAAGCAATTGCAAATAATGAGGTGAAAGATGGAACGAGAGGAATAATAATGACTTCACAGATGACACCTGAATCCTCATCTCAAAACTTGCCAATGAAGAAAGGCAACAACATACCTAGATTGAATGGACCTTAATAGAGTTCAAAAGAAATAGGAGAGTAATATCTTACAATCTGCTTGAAGTCACTAATTGAACAGTTAAAGGAGATCTTAAGCCACATAAGACTATGAAGAACATAAAAGGAGGATAGCTAACAAGACTGAAAACCAACAAAAGGGGTAATGGGAGAAAGACATTCTTTGACACTGTCTGGATATAATGCATAGTTCCAGAGAAGGGAAAGGAACCACAAGTGCAAAGAAGCAGCAAATAGAATTAGTAATACAGTAAAATATCATATGGGGAGGAAATGGAGAGGCCATCACTTGAATTGATCTCTCAACCACTCATCAAGGTCAACAGTCCAATCCACCTAATTCCATCTTCCTCTTCCACCTGGACTCTAAAACACAGCTCTATGCCATATTACACGAAAGATCAACCCTTGTTCTCACATAGTGATGACTGATGAAAAATTCACACTCATTATGATTTAGCTAGTTAAAAGCAATCTTGAATTTGCAcaatgttaaatataatttccagGGACGACAGGAGTTAATCATCAATGGTTTCATAGCAAACAAAGGCAACtaaaacacaagaaaacaGAAGCTATATTTGATGCAGTGAAGAACATACCTCTGAGAACGCATCCATACCAAATGGAGGAACCACGTCCAACATGAACATCCCCAACGATGGATGCACTGGGAGCCAC includes:
- the LOC105165774 gene encoding LOW QUALITY PROTEIN: dihydroflavonol 4-reductase (The sequence of the model RefSeq protein was modified relative to this genomic sequence to represent the inferred CDS: inserted 1 base in 1 codon), producing the protein MGMETTVTPPPATTVCVTGAAGFIGSWLVMRLLERGYTIRATVRDPGNMKKVKHLTELPKADTNLTLWKADMNIEGSFDEAIQGCEGVFHLATPMDFESNDPENEVIKPTVEGMLSIIRSCAKAKTVKKLIFTNSAGTLNVEEHQKPVYYESNWSDLDFINSKKMTGWMYFVSKILAEKAAIEAAKENNINFISIIPPVVVGPFTMPTFPPSLITALSPITGNEAHYSIIKQGQFVHVDDLCEAHIFLFEHPTAEGRYICSSHDATIYGLANMIREKWPEYHIPTEFEGIDKDIPVVSFSSKKLMEMGFMFKYTLEDMFREAIETCREKGLLPYSTQIHKNGEEKEXILNSLTKNQEKDTLPTSKEEHAEEQENGLLSDIP
- the LOC105165775 gene encoding gamma carbonic anhydrase 1, mitochondrial, encoding MGSFGRAFYTVGFWIRETGQALDRLGSRLQGNYFFQEQLSRHRTLMNVFDKVPVVDKDAFVAPSASIVGDVHVGRGSSIWYGCVLRGDVNSISIGSGTNIQDNSLVHVAKSNLSGKVLPILIGDNVTVGHSAVLHGCTVEDESFVGMGATLLDGVVVEKHAMVAAGALVRQNTRIPAGEVWGGNPARFLRKLTEDEIAFISQSAINYANLAQVHASENAKGFDKVEFEKVLRKKFASRDEEYDSMLGVVRQTPPELVHSNNPKAA